From a region of the Paenibacillus lutimineralis genome:
- the murA gene encoding UDP-N-acetylglucosamine 1-carboxyvinyltransferase, which yields MSKFIVRGGNVLAGNVKVSGAKNSVLPIIAASLLGEDSVSIIRDAPPLDDVMTINKVLESLGASVTYEREVITVDARTIASCEAPYDLVRKMRASFLVMGPLLTRTGYARISLPGGCAIGTRPIDQHLKGFEAMGAEINLGQGFIEARSTGRLHGTKVYLDVASVGATENIMMAATLAEGTTVIENAAKEPEIVDLANYLNSMGAVVRGAGTGVIRIEGVEKLHGVEHTVIPDRVEAGTFMVAAAITGGNVFVEGAIADHLGPIISKLEEMGVTIEAEENGVRVIADKPLKAVDMKTLPYPGFPTDMQSQMMALLLVSEGTSVVTETVFENRFMHVDQFRLMNAEIKVEGRSAIVSGGSKLSGAKVCATDLRAGAALIIAGLVAEGTTEVSGTHHIDRGYVNLTEKLAGLGADIWRISQEETAVEPEKAAHTVQNELSSLKIQPTWA from the coding sequence ATGAGTAAATTTATCGTCCGCGGTGGCAATGTCTTGGCCGGGAACGTAAAAGTGAGCGGAGCTAAAAATTCAGTGCTGCCGATCATCGCAGCGTCTTTATTGGGAGAGGATAGCGTGAGCATCATTCGTGATGCACCGCCTCTGGATGATGTGATGACGATTAATAAAGTATTGGAATCGTTAGGAGCGAGCGTTACATATGAACGTGAGGTTATCACGGTCGATGCACGAACTATCGCCTCCTGTGAAGCACCGTACGATTTGGTACGTAAAATGCGGGCGTCTTTTCTCGTAATGGGGCCATTGCTAACCCGAACCGGATATGCGCGAATCTCACTGCCTGGGGGCTGTGCGATTGGCACTAGACCCATTGATCAGCATCTGAAGGGCTTTGAAGCAATGGGTGCAGAGATTAATTTGGGACAAGGTTTTATTGAGGCTAGATCCACCGGCAGATTGCATGGTACGAAGGTATATCTGGATGTGGCAAGCGTAGGTGCAACGGAAAATATTATGATGGCGGCCACTTTGGCAGAAGGCACAACGGTGATCGAGAATGCGGCTAAAGAGCCGGAAATCGTCGATTTGGCCAACTATTTAAATAGCATGGGTGCGGTCGTTCGTGGCGCAGGCACTGGTGTAATTCGCATTGAAGGCGTAGAGAAGCTGCATGGCGTTGAACATACAGTAATTCCTGACCGGGTCGAGGCTGGAACATTTATGGTAGCGGCTGCGATTACCGGCGGCAATGTATTTGTAGAAGGTGCTATCGCCGATCATTTAGGTCCGATTATCTCCAAGCTTGAAGAGATGGGCGTAACGATCGAAGCGGAAGAGAACGGTGTGCGTGTCATTGCGGATAAGCCACTCAAAGCGGTAGATATGAAGACATTGCCCTATCCAGGCTTCCCAACAGATATGCAGTCACAAATGATGGCTCTGCTGCTCGTATCGGAAGGCACAAGCGTAGTAACAGAGACCGTGTTCGAGAATCGCTTCATGCATGTCGACCAATTCCGTCTGATGAACGCTGAGATCAAGGTGGAAGGAAGAAGTGCTATTGTCTCAGGCGGTTCCAAGCTTAGCGGTGCTAAAGTGTGTGCGACAGATTTGCGAGCGGGAGCTGCGCTTATTATCGCAGGTCTCGTAGCTGAGGGCACGACGGAAGTGAGCGGTACGCATCATATCGACCGTGGGTACGTCAATCTGACTGAGAAGCTGGCGGGTCTTGGTGCTGACATCTGGCGTATTAGCCAAGAGGAGACAGCTGTAGAGCCAGAGAAAGCGGCTCATACCGTACAGAATGAATTGTCTTCATTGAAGATTCAGCCAACCTGGGCTTAA
- a CDS encoding DUF1146 family protein, with the protein MNPVESVSTSVGVGGLTGIIVSLVCIAISWWALQNLKLDLIIRNPKGPQGKLLQLLLAVVLGRFVAAFVLDYWGYTQMLRYMF; encoded by the coding sequence GTGAATCCGGTCGAGTCAGTGTCTACATCGGTCGGGGTCGGTGGGCTAACGGGGATTATTGTATCGCTAGTCTGTATAGCTATATCCTGGTGGGCGCTACAAAATCTCAAGTTGGATCTGATCATCCGCAATCCGAAAGGACCGCAAGGGAAGCTGCTCCAATTACTGCTTGCTGTAGTGTTGGGTCGTTTTGTAGCTGCCTTTGTCCTGGACTATTGGGGATATACGCAGATGTTGCGTTATATGTTCTAA
- a CDS encoding copper homeostasis protein CutC, with protein sequence MIIEVIAYTLSDALIAARNGADRLEVITAPAEGGLTPSLGLVQSILDQVDIDIRVMIRPHSRSFVYSKEDIEVMERDIANLRSLGVSGLVTGALTPQGDVDTSALERLLAAANDLPITFHRAIDEAADLEQAIYTLGQYSQITHILTSGGRPSVLEATDIIEQLTPVAKQQGITLLPGAGLHIDALESFLRQTSVQEFHIGSASRQNGSIMNPIDVDKLSAIRRIADQFSH encoded by the coding sequence ATGATCATAGAAGTTATTGCCTACACGCTGTCAGATGCCCTGATCGCAGCCAGGAACGGAGCGGACCGCTTGGAGGTTATTACTGCCCCTGCGGAAGGAGGTCTCACCCCAAGTCTCGGGCTCGTCCAATCAATCCTGGATCAAGTCGATATAGACATCCGGGTTATGATTCGCCCGCACAGCCGCAGCTTCGTCTATTCCAAGGAAGATATCGAAGTCATGGAACGTGATATCGCCAACCTTCGATCACTCGGAGTATCCGGTCTTGTAACCGGCGCCTTAACGCCGCAAGGAGACGTTGATACCAGCGCGCTTGAAAGACTTCTCGCCGCAGCGAATGACCTGCCAATCACATTCCACCGGGCCATAGATGAGGCCGCAGATCTGGAGCAAGCTATCTACACGCTAGGCCAATATTCACAAATCACTCATATTCTTACTTCCGGCGGCCGCCCTTCCGTACTTGAGGCCACCGACATCATAGAGCAATTAACTCCTGTCGCGAAACAGCAAGGCATCACCCTACTACCAGGCGCTGGACTCCACATCGATGCCCTTGAATCATTTCTACGCCAGACATCGGTTCAAGAGTTTCACATTGGCTCAGCATCAAGGCAGAACGGCAGCATCATGAATCCTATCGATGTGGACAAACTCTCTGCAATACGTCGCATCGCGGATCAGTTCTCGCATTGA
- a CDS encoding F0F1 ATP synthase subunit epsilon, with the protein MSTFTLEIVTPEHVVFTEEVDSLTIRGIEGELGILPGHIPFVTPLKVAPIEAKINGKKFAIAVHGGFAEVQGDKTIILAESAEMPKDIDLERAIAARERAERRLARGGQDRIDQRRAELSLQRAVTRISVASSSK; encoded by the coding sequence GTGAGTACCTTTACACTGGAAATCGTTACACCGGAGCATGTTGTGTTCACGGAAGAGGTGGACAGTCTGACCATCCGCGGAATTGAAGGGGAACTTGGTATCTTGCCCGGACATATTCCGTTCGTGACTCCACTAAAGGTTGCGCCGATTGAGGCGAAAATCAATGGGAAAAAGTTTGCGATCGCTGTACATGGGGGCTTCGCTGAGGTGCAAGGGGATAAGACGATCATTCTTGCCGAAAGTGCAGAGATGCCTAAGGATATCGACCTGGAGCGGGCTATTGCTGCCCGTGAACGTGCTGAGCGTCGATTGGCGCGCGGAGGCCAGGATCGGATTGACCAACGCCGTGCCGAGCTTTCTTTGCAAAGAGCGGTAACGCGGATTAGTGTCGCTAGCAGCTCCAAATAA
- the atpD gene encoding F0F1 ATP synthase subunit beta — protein sequence MNKGRVVSVMGAVVDIEFERGQLPEIYNAIKIMKQGDQGDLMLETSSHLGDNLVRCIAMASTDGLVRGMDALDLGAPISVPVGSATLGRVFNVLGETIDNKGQAETEVRNPIHRDPPAFEDLSTQSEILETGIKVIDLLAPYAKGGKIGLFGGAGVGKTVAIQELIHNIAQEHGGISVFAGVGERTREGNDLYMEMSESGVINKTAMVFGQMNEPPGARLRVALTGLTMAEYFRDQEGRDVLLFIDNIFRFTQAGSEVSALLGRMPSAVGYQPTLATEMGQLQERITSTKKGSVTSIQAIYVPADDYTDPAPATTFAHLDATTNLDRKISEKGIFPAVDPLASSSRMLSPEVVGEEHYNVAQGVKQLLARYKELQDIIAILGMDELSEDDKVIVARARKVERFLSQPFNVAEQFTGLKGKYVPVTETVRSFKEILEGKHDDLPEAAFLFVGTIEEAVEKAKTL from the coding sequence ATGAACAAAGGACGCGTTGTTAGCGTAATGGGTGCGGTCGTTGATATCGAATTCGAACGCGGCCAGCTACCGGAAATTTATAACGCTATTAAAATTATGAAGCAAGGCGACCAAGGCGACCTGATGCTGGAGACATCCAGTCATTTGGGTGACAACCTGGTACGTTGTATCGCTATGGCTTCAACAGACGGTCTTGTACGTGGAATGGATGCACTTGATCTGGGTGCCCCGATCTCTGTCCCAGTAGGTTCGGCTACGCTGGGCCGGGTATTTAACGTTCTTGGCGAGACCATCGACAATAAAGGTCAAGCGGAAACTGAAGTGAGAAACCCGATTCACCGTGATCCTCCTGCATTTGAAGACTTGTCCACGCAATCTGAGATCCTGGAGACGGGAATTAAGGTTATAGACTTGCTCGCTCCTTATGCCAAAGGCGGTAAAATCGGTCTGTTCGGCGGTGCGGGTGTAGGTAAGACGGTTGCGATTCAGGAATTGATTCACAATATCGCTCAAGAACATGGCGGTATTTCGGTATTTGCGGGCGTTGGTGAACGTACCCGTGAAGGTAATGACTTGTACATGGAAATGTCTGAGTCTGGCGTTATTAATAAGACAGCGATGGTATTCGGTCAGATGAATGAGCCACCAGGTGCGCGTCTTCGCGTGGCCCTGACAGGTCTGACAATGGCTGAATATTTCCGTGACCAAGAAGGCCGCGACGTGCTTCTCTTTATCGATAACATCTTCCGTTTTACACAAGCGGGCTCAGAAGTATCTGCCCTGCTCGGACGGATGCCTTCTGCAGTAGGTTATCAGCCTACACTGGCTACGGAAATGGGTCAATTGCAAGAACGGATTACTTCGACGAAGAAAGGTTCGGTTACTTCGATCCAAGCGATCTACGTTCCTGCGGATGACTATACTGACCCAGCTCCAGCAACAACATTTGCTCACCTTGATGCGACGACGAACCTTGACCGTAAAATTTCCGAGAAGGGTATTTTCCCGGCCGTGGACCCGCTCGCATCCAGCTCTCGTATGCTCTCTCCTGAAGTAGTGGGGGAAGAACATTACAACGTAGCTCAAGGGGTTAAGCAATTATTGGCTCGTTATAAAGAGCTTCAAGATATTATCGCAATCCTTGGTATGGACGAATTGTCTGAAGATGACAAGGTGATCGTTGCTCGTGCGCGTAAGGTGGAACGTTTCTTGTCGCAGCCGTTTAACGTTGCTGAACAGTTCACAGGCTTGAAAGGGAAGTATGTTCCGGTTACTGAGACGGTTCGCAGCTTCAAGGAAATCCTTGAAGGCAAGCATGACGATCTTCCGGAAGCGGCCTTCCTGTTTGTCGGTACTATTGAAGAGGCTGTAGAAAAAGCGAAGACGTTGTAA
- the atpG gene encoding ATP synthase F1 subunit gamma, with protein MAKGMREIKRQIKSVQNTRQITKAMEMVASAKLRRAQEKAQSSRPYVEKLREVVSSIANGADGISHPMLVTRPVKRTAYIVITSDGGLVGGYNANMLRSLTDFIKNKHASKEEYGLFVIGRKGRDYLNRRQYPVVFDVTDLSDTPSFADIKSLAYQAVQGFELEEYDEVYLCYSKFINAITQKPTIDRLLPFESVEHDGVTAAYEYEPSPERVLEVLLPKYAETLIFAALLEGKASELGAKMTAMGSATKNATKMINELTLTYNRARQAAITQEITEIVAGANAQG; from the coding sequence ATGGCAAAAGGGATGCGCGAAATAAAACGCCAGATCAAGAGCGTTCAGAATACCCGGCAGATTACGAAAGCGATGGAGATGGTTGCTTCCGCTAAGCTCAGAAGAGCCCAGGAGAAAGCACAATCCTCCCGTCCTTATGTTGAGAAGCTGCGTGAAGTAGTGTCTAGTATCGCGAACGGTGCAGACGGAATCTCTCATCCGATGCTTGTCACTCGTCCTGTAAAACGCACCGCTTATATTGTTATTACTTCCGATGGCGGGCTTGTTGGCGGTTATAATGCTAATATGTTGCGTTCGTTGACTGATTTTATTAAGAATAAGCATGCTTCCAAGGAAGAGTATGGTCTGTTCGTGATTGGCCGTAAAGGCCGTGATTATCTTAATCGTCGCCAGTATCCTGTAGTGTTCGACGTGACAGATTTATCCGATACCCCGAGTTTTGCTGACATTAAATCTCTCGCCTACCAAGCGGTTCAAGGCTTTGAACTGGAGGAGTACGATGAGGTTTATCTATGCTACAGCAAATTCATCAACGCAATCACTCAAAAACCGACGATCGACCGTTTGCTTCCTTTTGAAAGTGTAGAACATGATGGGGTAACAGCAGCTTATGAATATGAGCCTTCACCAGAACGTGTGCTTGAGGTGCTGCTGCCGAAATATGCGGAGACGCTTATCTTTGCTGCACTTTTGGAAGGCAAAGCAAGTGAGCTTGGCGCGAAGATGACTGCAATGGGCAGCGCGACGAAGAATGCTACGAAGATGATTAATGAACTTACCCTGACATACAACCGCGCTCGTCAAGCGGCGATTACTCAGGAAATTACAGAAATCGTTGCCGGAGCAAATGCGCAAGGATAA
- the atpA gene encoding F0F1 ATP synthase subunit alpha, whose protein sequence is MSIRPEEISTLIKSQIEQYKSEIEVAEVGTVIQVGDGIARVYGLENVMSNELLEFKNGVYGLALNLEESNVGVVILGPYSEIREGDQVKRTGQIMQVPVGDALLGRVVNPLGQPVDGKGPIENTEFRPVENNAPGVIDRKSVHEPMQTGIKAIDSMVPIGRGQRELIIGDRQTGKTALAIDAIINQKGSGVKCIYVAIGQKQSTVVNVVETLRRYGALDYTIVVTASASEPSPLLYIAPYAGVAMAEYFMYKGEHVLIIYDDLSKQAAAYRELSLLLRRPPGREAFPGDVFYLHSRLLERAAKLSDELGGGSITALPFIETQASDVSAYIPTNVISITDGQIFLESDLFYSGQRPAINVGISVSRVGGSAQIKAMKKVAGTLRLDLAQYRELQAFSQFGSDLDKSTQARLTRGSRMMEILKQGIHQPLAVEEQVISLYTAVKGYLDDIELADVRRFESEFLSFVKSQHDEVLQSIRDTKDLTADNEEKLKEIIEKFKRGFAGSV, encoded by the coding sequence TTGAGTATCAGACCTGAAGAGATCAGTACACTGATTAAAAGTCAGATCGAACAATATAAATCGGAAATCGAAGTTGCCGAAGTCGGCACAGTCATTCAAGTTGGTGACGGTATTGCCCGTGTATATGGGCTCGAGAACGTCATGTCCAACGAATTGTTGGAATTTAAAAATGGTGTGTATGGTCTAGCACTCAATCTTGAAGAAAGCAATGTCGGGGTTGTCATCTTGGGACCATACAGCGAAATTCGCGAAGGGGATCAAGTAAAACGTACCGGGCAGATCATGCAGGTTCCGGTTGGCGATGCATTGCTTGGACGCGTTGTAAATCCTCTGGGACAGCCAGTAGACGGCAAAGGTCCGATTGAGAATACCGAATTCCGTCCGGTAGAGAATAACGCACCAGGCGTTATTGACCGGAAATCCGTTCATGAACCGATGCAAACCGGGATCAAGGCGATTGACTCGATGGTTCCGATTGGCCGCGGCCAACGGGAATTGATCATTGGTGACCGTCAGACGGGTAAGACGGCTCTGGCGATCGATGCGATCATTAACCAGAAGGGCAGTGGCGTAAAATGTATCTACGTTGCTATCGGCCAGAAGCAATCTACGGTTGTTAACGTAGTTGAGACTTTGCGCCGTTATGGAGCCCTCGATTACACCATCGTGGTAACGGCTTCCGCTTCGGAACCTTCACCGCTCTTGTATATCGCTCCTTACGCGGGCGTTGCTATGGCTGAGTACTTCATGTACAAAGGCGAGCATGTCCTCATTATCTATGATGACTTGTCGAAGCAAGCTGCGGCTTACCGCGAATTGTCCTTGCTGCTTCGCCGTCCTCCGGGTCGTGAAGCATTCCCAGGTGACGTATTCTATCTGCACTCCCGCCTGTTGGAACGTGCAGCTAAGCTGAGCGACGAGCTTGGCGGCGGATCGATTACTGCGCTTCCTTTCATTGAGACGCAAGCTTCAGACGTATCCGCATATATCCCGACGAACGTAATCTCGATTACGGACGGTCAAATATTCCTTGAATCCGATCTGTTCTATTCCGGTCAACGTCCGGCGATCAATGTCGGTATCTCTGTATCCCGGGTAGGCGGTTCCGCACAAATCAAGGCAATGAAGAAGGTTGCGGGTACATTACGTCTGGATCTGGCGCAATACCGCGAGCTTCAAGCTTTCTCCCAGTTTGGTTCCGATCTGGATAAATCAACGCAAGCGCGCTTGACACGCGGTTCGCGCATGATGGAGATTCTGAAGCAAGGTATTCACCAGCCACTCGCTGTAGAAGAGCAAGTTATCAGCTTGTACACGGCAGTCAAAGGCTATCTTGATGATATCGAGCTTGCCGATGTGCGCCGCTTCGAGTCCGAATTCCTTAGCTTCGTGAAGAGCCAGCATGATGAAGTGCTGCAGTCGATTCGCGATACGAAGGACTTAACTGCGGATAACGAAGAGAAGCTGAAGGAAATCATCGAGAAGTTCAAGAGAGGCTTTGCCGGTTCCGTGTAA
- a CDS encoding F0F1 ATP synthase subunit delta, whose amino-acid sequence MSRALVVARRYAKALYEIALQDGRTVEVEQELQTLVSALNYDESVQKFLLSPNISRTAKWNVLEGVLEGKLSKPVVSMARLLVERERTDVLPEILDAYVKITGEALGLADAIVYTAHPLTDEEQRAIESEFGVMLNKKIRVQSHIDKELLGGIKVRIGDVIYDGSLSGKLERLEKSFRRQAL is encoded by the coding sequence ATGAGCCGTGCACTAGTCGTAGCGCGCAGATATGCCAAGGCACTATATGAGATTGCCCTTCAGGATGGACGTACAGTTGAAGTTGAACAAGAGCTGCAGACATTGGTGTCCGCTCTGAATTATGATGAAAGCGTTCAGAAATTCCTGTTAAGTCCAAACATTTCCAGGACAGCGAAGTGGAATGTGCTTGAAGGTGTGCTTGAAGGCAAGTTGTCGAAGCCTGTCGTTTCTATGGCCAGACTGCTGGTGGAACGTGAAAGAACCGATGTTTTACCGGAAATTTTGGATGCTTACGTCAAAATAACCGGTGAAGCCCTTGGATTGGCTGATGCAATCGTCTATACCGCCCATCCTCTAACCGATGAGGAGCAGCGCGCTATAGAGTCCGAATTTGGCGTTATGCTGAATAAGAAGATTCGCGTTCAGAGCCATATCGATAAGGAATTGCTTGGTGGAATCAAAGTCAGAATCGGCGATGTGATTTATGACGGCAGTTTATCCGGCAAGCTGGAACGGCTTGAAAAGTCTTTTCGAAGACAAGCACTGTAG
- the atpF gene encoding F0F1 ATP synthase subunit B — MKVLWENIVLTMVAFSILYWLLNKYAFGKLFAVMEKRRELVQGQLEEARQTREQATAYVEEQKEALKQARQEAFEIIEQSKQSSSKQARDLLEQAKTDAIRLKDEAVRDIESERNKAMEALRGEIGSYSVNIASKLIEREVESNPEDQEKLVNQYLQEVGRKS; from the coding sequence GTGAAAGTCTTGTGGGAAAACATTGTGCTTACCATGGTTGCGTTTTCGATTCTTTACTGGCTGCTTAACAAATACGCTTTTGGCAAATTGTTCGCGGTCATGGAGAAACGCCGTGAGCTGGTACAGGGCCAATTGGAAGAAGCTCGGCAAACCAGAGAACAGGCCACGGCCTATGTTGAAGAGCAGAAGGAAGCTCTTAAGCAAGCTCGGCAAGAGGCCTTCGAAATTATTGAACAATCGAAGCAGAGCAGCAGCAAACAAGCGCGCGATTTGCTGGAACAAGCGAAAACTGATGCGATCCGTCTGAAGGATGAAGCCGTTCGTGATATCGAGAGCGAAAGAAACAAGGCCATGGAGGCTTTGCGTGGCGAGATTGGTTCTTACTCCGTAAATATCGCATCCAAACTGATCGAACGTGAGGTTGAGAGCAATCCGGAGGATCAAGAGAAGCTTGTGAATCAATACTTGCAAGAAGTAGGTAGAAAGTCATGA
- the atpE gene encoding F0F1 ATP synthase subunit C: protein MNFLAAAIAVGLGALGAGLGNGMIVKSTVESIARQPEAANKLQTTMFIGVGIVEVVPLAATVIAFLIMFA, encoded by the coding sequence ATGAATTTTTTGGCAGCAGCTATTGCAGTTGGTTTGGGTGCGCTTGGCGCAGGTCTTGGTAACGGGATGATCGTAAAGAGTACAGTTGAGTCCATCGCTCGTCAGCCAGAAGCAGCTAACAAGCTTCAAACAACAATGTTTATCGGTGTTGGTATCGTCGAAGTTGTGCCTCTTGCGGCAACAGTTATCGCATTCTTGATCATGTTCGCTTAA
- the atpB gene encoding F0F1 ATP synthase subunit A, with translation MHDAPVIMLGGFQLDLSAVFMLLVSMAIVFLVCRLSVANLSVENPSKFQNFMEWIVEFVQGIIGSTMDLKKGRHYLSLGLTLILFIFVSNLLGLPLGIITEAHKPEMIFGHVIEATRGLADGEHAELLWWKSPTADVSVTAGLAIVVFILMNYLGLRYNRKHYLRHYIEPFPIFLPLNIIENLAKPIALALRLFANIFAGEVLITVILKMGVLGIPFLGVWQGFSIFVGALQAYIFTILTMVYIAQTTIHEEEH, from the coding sequence ATGCATGATGCGCCCGTTATTATGCTCGGAGGATTTCAGCTTGATTTATCCGCAGTATTCATGCTTCTGGTGAGTATGGCGATCGTATTTCTTGTTTGCAGACTGTCAGTGGCTAATTTGTCTGTAGAGAATCCGTCGAAATTCCAGAACTTTATGGAATGGATTGTCGAATTCGTTCAAGGGATTATTGGAAGCACTATGGATCTTAAGAAAGGAAGGCATTACCTCTCCTTGGGGCTAACGCTAATTCTTTTTATCTTTGTATCCAACCTTCTAGGATTGCCACTTGGCATTATTACAGAAGCTCATAAGCCGGAAATGATCTTTGGGCATGTTATTGAAGCAACACGTGGCCTGGCTGATGGCGAACATGCCGAGCTTCTGTGGTGGAAGTCTCCGACCGCAGATGTCTCCGTGACAGCTGGACTTGCGATTGTCGTGTTCATACTGATGAACTATCTAGGTCTACGATACAATCGGAAGCATTATCTTAGGCACTATATTGAACCATTCCCGATTTTCCTGCCGCTTAATATCATTGAAAACCTTGCAAAACCGATCGCTTTAGCGCTTCGGTTGTTCGCGAATATTTTTGCAGGCGAGGTGTTGATCACGGTTATTCTCAAAATGGGAGTGCTCGGCATCCCGTTTCTGGGAGTATGGCAAGGATTCAGTATTTTTGTCGGTGCACTGCAAGCCTATATCTTTACAATATTGACGATGGTTTATATTGCACAGACAACGATTCACGAGGAAGAGCATTAA
- a CDS encoding ATP synthase subunit I codes for MDDLNSIVSAVTRTTFLILSALFFGWAFFPDYRSDISGLILGLAVGLVYTRFLSMKVRGLAEYVVSQQEGRFSFGFLTRICLVLLVIMVAVKVEQVSVLGVVIGLFVPQLLTIPISIVIGARNKS; via the coding sequence ATGGATGACTTGAACTCGATTGTGTCAGCTGTGACCAGAACGACCTTCCTCATCCTATCCGCGTTGTTTTTTGGGTGGGCTTTCTTTCCGGATTACAGGTCAGACATCTCTGGCTTAATCCTTGGTCTTGCTGTTGGGTTGGTCTATACCCGCTTTCTCTCCATGAAGGTGCGTGGCCTGGCTGAGTATGTTGTCAGCCAGCAGGAGGGACGCTTCAGCTTCGGGTTTCTAACAAGGATATGTCTTGTTTTACTTGTTATTATGGTTGCGGTCAAGGTTGAACAGGTATCGGTCTTAGGTGTTGTGATTGGACTTTTCGTTCCTCAACTTTTGACGATTCCGATCAGCATTGTGATCGGGGCCAGAAATAAGTCTTAA
- a CDS encoding AtpZ/AtpI family protein → MENHDKNANPWMIAAYISGAGILLAFYIVAGFFVSRWLAERFDGPNYWIAIGSIVGLILGIANIFILIYKFMGEQDG, encoded by the coding sequence ATGGAGAATCATGATAAAAATGCAAATCCTTGGATGATCGCTGCTTATATTAGCGGCGCGGGTATTTTGCTAGCTTTTTATATCGTCGCTGGCTTTTTTGTTTCAAGATGGTTGGCCGAAAGGTTCGATGGTCCGAATTACTGGATTGCTATCGGATCGATCGTCGGTCTGATCCTTGGAATCGCCAACATATTTATCTTAATCTATAAGTTTATGGGGGAGCAGGATGGATGA
- the wecB gene encoding non-hydrolyzing UDP-N-acetylglucosamine 2-epimerase, producing the protein MSKIKVMTIFGVRPEAIKMAPLILELNKHPEDIESVVCVTAQHREMLDQVLDVFKIVPDYDLNVMKPNQSLNEVTIRVLEGLEGVLREAKPDIVLVHGDTLTTFLASYAAFLQQIKVGHVEAGLRTWNKLSPYPEEMNRQLTGVIADLHFAPTGWSASNLRKENKSESTIYITGNTVTDVFQYTVQQNYSNSVLEWAAGKRLILMTAHRRESQGQPHMNIFRAVRRIADEFEDVAIVYPVHLSPAVREPAYETLGSHPRIKLIDPLDVVDLHNFYPHTHLILTDSGGLQEEAPSFGVPVLVLRDTTERPEGIEAGTLELVGTDEEMVYERTRALLTDSELYDSMSKAANPYGDGQASQRIVNAILHHFGVINERPEEFHKKFTI; encoded by the coding sequence ATGTCTAAAATTAAAGTAATGACGATCTTCGGAGTCAGACCTGAAGCAATCAAGATGGCTCCGCTTATCCTGGAGCTGAACAAGCATCCTGAGGACATTGAGTCTGTGGTTTGTGTAACTGCCCAGCATCGCGAAATGCTTGATCAGGTGCTGGATGTGTTCAAAATTGTTCCTGATTATGATCTGAATGTAATGAAACCGAATCAGAGTCTGAATGAGGTTACGATTCGGGTGCTTGAGGGTCTGGAGGGTGTGTTACGTGAGGCAAAACCGGATATCGTGCTCGTTCACGGGGATACCCTCACGACATTCCTGGCAAGCTATGCTGCATTTTTGCAGCAAATCAAGGTGGGCCATGTAGAGGCTGGACTTCGTACTTGGAATAAATTATCGCCTTATCCGGAGGAGATGAACCGCCAATTAACCGGCGTAATTGCAGACTTACACTTTGCTCCAACAGGCTGGTCTGCAAGCAATTTGCGCAAAGAGAATAAATCAGAGTCAACCATATATATCACAGGCAACACGGTAACGGATGTGTTTCAATATACAGTACAGCAGAATTATAGCAATTCTGTGCTGGAATGGGCCGCCGGTAAGCGGCTTATTCTGATGACGGCTCATCGCCGCGAGTCACAGGGGCAGCCTCACATGAACATCTTCCGTGCTGTGAGACGTATCGCTGATGAATTTGAAGACGTAGCGATCGTGTATCCTGTCCATCTGAGCCCAGCGGTAAGAGAACCGGCGTATGAAACTTTGGGCAGCCATCCTCGTATTAAACTTATTGATCCTTTGGATGTGGTAGATCTGCATAATTTCTATCCACATACACATCTAATCCTTACGGACTCCGGCGGTTTACAGGAAGAAGCGCCGTCTTTTGGCGTTCCTGTACTTGTGCTTCGCGACACAACCGAGCGTCCGGAAGGGATTGAAGCGGGGACGCTGGAGCTTGTCGGCACAGATGAGGAGATGGTCTATGAACGGACGAGGGCGTTACTGACAGATAGTGAACTATATGATTCGATGAGTAAAGCGGCTAATCCTTATGGAGATGGGCAGGCATCTCAAAGAATTGTCAATGCGATTCTTCACCATTTCGGTGTTATTAATGAACGACCAGAAGAATTTCACAAAAAGTTCACAATTTAG